The following nucleotide sequence is from Gemmatimonadota bacterium.
AGGCGGCGTCGGGGCGAGGGATGGCGATGGTCGGGCGCCCCGAGTAGTACGCGGCGTCGCCGAACGGGGCGACGAGCGAGAGCCCGTCGGCGCCGCCGCGCATGAAGATCGAGACGATCACGTCGCGCGAGCTGTTGGCAGACTGCGCCCAGCGCACCTCCGGGAGCCACCCCGGCATCCCCGAGGGGAGGGCGAGGGCCATGACGTTCAACCCGGCGGTCACGAAGCCGCGTCGCGACAGCTCGCGGTACTCCTGACAGCCGCACTCGTCGTGTGGATCGGTCATGTCCCTGGGCTCAGTAATACTGGAAATCGGGGGAGCAGGCGGCGTAGTACACGGCCTGCTGCACTCGGCTATTGGACGTTGGGTTCACCTGCAGCCAGCGCGTGAGTTCGGTGGACAGCGACATCGTCATCTCGCCGCCGAACATGCGCCGGTTGATCTCGGCCACGACCCCCGCGGTGGTCGGCAGCTGCATGAAGGGCGTGGGAGAGAAGCGCGGATACTGCCCCACCTGTCCCCAGTTGCCCACCACCGACGACATGGCATTCCAGCGGTTGACCATCAGCCCCGCCCAGTACTCGGCGCGGTCGGGATAGCCGTCGGGGGTCTGCCAGGCGAAGATCTGGTGCGCCAGGTCCCAGAGGGAGCCGCTCACCCCCTCCCAGTTGTTCCAGTCGCTCCACGGATCGACCGTCACCCCGGTGGTGCGCAGCGCCGAGACGTAGTAGTGGAACGGACGCTTCAGCTTAGCCCGGGGCGTTTGCGAGGTTGTTGCGCGTGAGCACGGCGCGCAGCATCGCCTTGATGTCGCCACCGGTCGCGGTGTACGCGGCCGCGACGGCGTTGATCTGCGTGTTGGTCGGGTCGGGACGAATGAACCAGCGCAGCAGCTTGGTGGCGATGTGGCGCGCGGTCGCCGGATGGTTGATGAGGAACTCGGCGAACGTC
It contains:
- a CDS encoding DUF1800 family protein codes for the protein MATSRRCCAPCSRATTSQTPRAKLKRPFHYYVSALRTTGVTVDPWSDWNNWEGVSGSLWDLAHQIFAWQTPDGYPDRAEYWAGLMVNRWNAMSSVVGNWGQVGQYPRFSPTPFMQLPTTAGVVAEINRRMFGGEMTMSLSTELTRWLQVNPTSNSRVQQAVYYAACSPDFQYY